GGTTGCTCCTGGTATTCGGATATCGGCAATCGTTGGTCCCAAAGAGGCCATTCGTCAGCTTGCTCAAGTCCATGAATTAACCTATCGTCATCTTCCGATTATGGAGCAATTAACGCTTACTCATTTTATCGAACATGGTTATTTCATGCGCCATATGAGACGAGTTCGAAATGTATATCGGCGCAGACACGAAGCCATGACGAAGGCTATCATCACGACAGGTCTGAGTGAGCACTTCACATTAAGCGGCGTTGAAACGGGGTTGCATATGCTTCTTGAAGCTGATAAATCATTTGACGAAGAAGCCGTGACGAACCTAGCACTCGAAAAAGGAATCCGTGTTTATCCGCTTAGCACGTATTGTTTGGAAAGCGATCGAAAAGGATGGGTACTGGGTTTTGCTAAAGTAGATGAAGCAGCCATTGAAGAAGGCATTTATCGTCTGGCGGAGATGCTTTTATAATTCAAGCATCCCCGCCAGAGTTTGGTCTTTATTGCAGCTTAAATCGTGCTGCCATCCAGTTCACTCAGCACATGACCTAGTATGTCGACCGCTTGATCTATTTCATCGTCAGCGTGCATATTCAGGCAAAACGCACATCCATTCCGTTGTGAAGCTCTACCTCCCCGTATATCGTTATAATCTTCAATCCTGTTACTGACAGCGTTCCTGCATCCGTTCATGCTCCCGCAGACCGGATATTTCAATTCCTTTCATCGGAGTCCCCAAATTTTTAGATACGCTCGCTATTAACGCATAATCTTCGTAGTGTGTAGTGGCTTCAACAATCGCACGCGCAAATTTCTCAGGGCTGTCCGACTTAAAAATGCCCGATCCTACAAAGACGCCGTCTGCGCCCAAATGCATCATTAGAGCTGCATCGGCTGGCGTAGCCACCCCGCCTGCGGCAAAGTTGACCACCGGCAGCTTACCGGATTCACGAACTTTCAGCAGCAGATCATACGATACGCCATGCAGCTTCGCTTCGTGATACAATTCGTCCTTAGACAGGCCTTGTACTTTGCGAATCTGACCGTTGATCAAGCGTAAGTGACGTACCGCTTCCACAATGTTGCCTGTCCCCGGTTCGCCCTTCGTACGAAGCATGGCGGCACCTTCTTGAATGCGGCGAAGCGCTTCACCAAGGTCTTTTGCACCACAGACGAAAGGAATCGTGAATTCGCTTTTGTTAATATGGAAAACCTCGTCTGCAGGCGTTAACACTTCGCTTTCGTCGATATAATCTACACCTAACGATTCGAGTACTTTGGCTTCCACATAATGGCCGATGCGGGCTTTTGCCATCACCGGTATCGATACAACCTGCATCACCTCTTCCACAATGGTCGGGTCAGCCATACGGGCTACACCGCCAGCTGCACGAATATCGGAAGGCACACGCTCCAGTGCCATAACGGCCGTTGCTCCGGCTGCTTCCGCGACCTTGGCTTGCTCGGCATTCATCACGTCCATGATGACACCGCCTTTTTGCATTTCCGCCATCCCTCTTTTGACCCGCTCTGTACCTGTATTCATTTTCACGCCTCCTATTGTTTTTGTTCGGCTTGTTGTACTCCACTCGGCCTGTATTGCTTTTTATGAAATTTCCCATGAATCA
The nucleotide sequence above comes from Paenibacillus sp. IHBB 10380. Encoded proteins:
- the pdxS gene encoding pyridoxal 5'-phosphate synthase lyase subunit PdxS — its product is MNTGTERVKRGMAEMQKGGVIMDVMNAEQAKVAEAAGATAVMALERVPSDIRAAGGVARMADPTIVEEVMQVVSIPVMAKARIGHYVEAKVLESLGVDYIDESEVLTPADEVFHINKSEFTIPFVCGAKDLGEALRRIQEGAAMLRTKGEPGTGNIVEAVRHLRLINGQIRKVQGLSKDELYHEAKLHGVSYDLLLKVRESGKLPVVNFAAGGVATPADAALMMHLGADGVFVGSGIFKSDSPEKFARAIVEATTHYEDYALIASVSKNLGTPMKGIEISGLREHERMQERCQ